Part of the Bacillota bacterium genome, TACGCTTATTTATTTTATGGAAAAGACTATTGGTTATGAATTGACAAGAGAAATCATAAACAATTTTTTGCAAATAGCAAAAGGCATAGATATAACCATAAATGACATTCAAAAAGCATTTAATAATACGGCAATAACTGATACGGAAGATGCTATACAGATGCAGGGAGCTATTAAAGCAGGAATGGATTTAATATTAACGAGGGATTGCAATTTCCTTAAAATAGATACAATGGATATACCTGTCCTATCACCGGCT contains:
- a CDS encoding type II toxin-antitoxin system VapC family toxin, with product MVKKRKILVDTNIILDLLLARQPFAEEARDIFLKAANEEIEIYVTSCSINTLIYFMEKTIGYELTREIINNFLQIAKGIDITINDIQKAFNNTAITDTEDAIQMQGAIKAGMDLILTRDCNFLKIDTMDIPVLSPADYLKH